Proteins from one Chloroflexota bacterium genomic window:
- a CDS encoding LysM peptidoglycan-binding domain-containing protein, translating into MKRLFILAAFVVVALAASACTRDKPPEPTPVPPTRVSAAPTAAPGTATAREGEGTVTPTLVIPITETPILPPPPPTSVVTVTATIPAATPTPLPSSGSGPTTYTVQWGDWLSKIAQKFGVTNQEILTANPGLNPNRIYPGQVLNIPAAGGSVPAPASALTPTPVAGATPTPVPVSPAGGPTTYTVQRGDWLYSIARKFGVTVSGLLAANPGINANFVYPGQVLNIPGSAGPNPAPLPQPGGNTYTVQVGDTLFSIAARFNVTTYALQIANHLPNPNFIYPGQTLVIPR; encoded by the coding sequence ATGAAGCGTTTGTTTATCTTGGCGGCATTTGTCGTTGTGGCACTTGCCGCATCGGCGTGTACTCGAGACAAGCCGCCAGAACCAACACCCGTCCCGCCGACGCGTGTATCCGCCGCGCCGACAGCCGCACCAGGAACCGCTACCGCGCGCGAAGGCGAAGGCACGGTCACACCAACGCTGGTCATTCCCATCACCGAAACACCGATACTGCCGCCACCGCCACCGACATCGGTCGTCACCGTGACGGCAACCATTCCGGCAGCGACGCCTACACCCCTACCCAGTTCCGGCAGTGGTCCGACGACGTACACCGTCCAATGGGGTGATTGGTTGAGCAAGATTGCTCAAAAATTCGGCGTGACGAATCAGGAGATTCTTACAGCGAACCCCGGATTAAATCCGAATCGCATCTACCCGGGTCAGGTGTTAAACATCCCCGCCGCGGGCGGCAGTGTGCCGGCGCCGGCGAGCGCGTTGACGCCAACGCCAGTGGCTGGCGCAACACCGACACCCGTCCCCGTTTCACCTGCGGGCGGACCGACGACGTACACCGTACAGCGCGGCGACTGGCTTTACAGCATCGCACGCAAATTCGGCGTTACTGTCAGTGGTTTGCTCGCGGCGAATCCTGGCATTAACGCGAACTTTGTCTACCCGGGACAAGTACTGAATATCCCAGGCAGTGCCGGTCCCAATCCCGCGCCACTACCGCAACCAGGCGGCAATACGTACACTGTTCAAGTTGGCGACACACTCTTTTCGATTGCCGCGCGTTTTAATGTTACGACGTACGCGTTGCAAATCGCGAACCATTTGCCGAACCCGAATTTCATTTATCCGGGACAAACGCTCGTCATTCCGCGCTGA
- a CDS encoding PilZ domain-containing protein: MLNKLDASATQVASQLHNTDRRSKPRVACAYSAVVRGIETQGARFQEAAQVRNLSASGLYLKLDHALTNGRALFVVFWFSSHANQADSAGLAVRGTVVRNEIQSDGSCGIAVRFRQHRFI; this comes from the coding sequence ATGCTGAATAAACTCGATGCTTCTGCGACCCAGGTCGCGTCTCAACTGCATAACACGGATCGCCGAAGTAAGCCACGGGTTGCGTGCGCTTACTCGGCGGTCGTGCGCGGGATCGAAACCCAGGGCGCGCGATTTCAAGAGGCGGCGCAAGTACGCAACCTGAGTGCGTCGGGATTGTATTTGAAATTGGATCATGCGCTGACGAATGGACGCGCCTTGTTCGTCGTGTTTTGGTTTTCCTCTCACGCGAACCAAGCCGATTCAGCCGGGCTTGCCGTACGCGGCACGGTCGTCCGCAACGAGATTCAATCCGATGGTTCGTGTGGCATCGCCGTACGCTTTCGCCAACATCGGTTCATCTGA
- the feoB gene encoding ferrous iron transport protein B yields the protein MASCHTLTQHFGHTDLTIALAGNPNVGKSSLFNRLTGANVETAHYPGKTVALNYGTTHCDGKRIGVIDLPGTYALGAMSEDQWVARQGVLDNHPDAIVAIADATNLERNLYLILQYLDLGLPLVAAVNLIDEAARVGIQIDTARLAHALHVPVVPTIATRGQGVHELIETVTALPRDPVTPPEYDLEIETAIHALARVIRESGIVVPNDLSPRALAILLFEQDSTLTRAIEQLPDGDAILARARHLAAEIETRVGEPLSLHLPRARHALASAIARDAQVRKSNREPLATKLWRWSVEPATGIPTLIAVLIGLFAFLFAVGGALAEQFASLWGTWVSPQIQTIVAWVLGESVFARIALWGFDAGIQAALGIGIPYVLTFYTLLAILEDSGYMNSIAFLLDALMKRLGLHGRAVILLLAGAGCNVPAIMGTRVLTTRRERIIASTLVVLTPCSARIAVIAGGAALFAGWQYGAAILVCAFALIIAVGIGLNRLLPGNSDDLVMEMFPFRVPTLRVIVRKTWGRFKEFLFEALPIVLLGSFAMGALYETDTLWAFSAPLAPVVEGWLGLPTIAGLALLFAVLRKELALQFLVTLALVQYGAGADNFLSFMTPSQLFVYSLVNTIYIPCIATVGVLNKELGARAAIGISTFTIVLAILVGGIARYVLALV from the coding sequence ATGGCTTCCTGTCACACACTCACCCAGCATTTTGGACACACCGATTTGACAATTGCGCTTGCCGGCAATCCGAACGTTGGCAAGTCATCCCTGTTCAATCGTTTAACTGGCGCGAATGTCGAGACCGCGCATTATCCGGGCAAGACTGTTGCGCTGAACTATGGCACCACGCATTGCGATGGCAAACGCATCGGCGTGATTGATTTGCCCGGCACCTATGCGCTAGGCGCAATGAGCGAAGACCAGTGGGTCGCGCGGCAAGGCGTGCTCGACAATCACCCCGACGCGATTGTCGCAATCGCCGACGCGACGAACCTCGAACGCAACCTCTATCTCATTTTGCAATACCTCGACCTGGGATTGCCTCTCGTCGCCGCCGTGAATTTGATTGACGAAGCCGCGCGCGTCGGAATTCAGATTGATACGGCGCGACTCGCGCACGCCCTGCACGTGCCGGTCGTACCGACGATTGCGACGCGCGGGCAAGGCGTCCACGAATTGATCGAGACCGTCACCGCGTTGCCGCGCGATCCCGTGACGCCACCCGAGTACGACCTCGAAATCGAAACCGCGATCCACGCCTTGGCGCGCGTCATCCGCGAATCCGGCATCGTAGTGCCGAACGATTTGTCGCCGCGCGCGCTCGCGATTTTGCTGTTTGAGCAAGACTCGACGTTGACCCGCGCAATCGAGCAATTGCCAGACGGGGATGCGATTCTCGCGCGGGCGCGGCATCTCGCCGCCGAAATCGAAACGCGCGTCGGCGAACCGTTGAGCTTGCATCTGCCGCGCGCGCGTCACGCGCTCGCCAGCGCCATCGCGCGGGACGCGCAAGTCCGGAAATCGAATCGCGAACCGCTCGCGACCAAACTGTGGCGCTGGTCGGTCGAACCGGCAACGGGTATCCCTACCTTGATCGCCGTGTTGATCGGACTGTTCGCGTTTCTCTTTGCGGTCGGCGGCGCGCTCGCGGAACAGTTCGCGTCGCTCTGGGGAACCTGGGTCTCGCCGCAGATCCAGACCATCGTCGCGTGGGTATTGGGCGAGAGCGTGTTTGCGCGCATTGCGCTGTGGGGATTCGACGCCGGCATTCAAGCCGCGCTCGGCATCGGCATTCCGTACGTCCTGACATTCTATACGCTTCTCGCGATCTTGGAAGACAGCGGTTACATGAACTCAATCGCATTTTTGCTCGACGCGTTGATGAAGCGGCTCGGCTTGCATGGGCGCGCGGTGATTCTGTTGCTTGCCGGCGCGGGGTGCAACGTGCCCGCGATCATGGGGACGCGCGTGCTGACGACGCGACGCGAGCGCATCATCGCGAGCACGCTCGTGGTGCTGACACCGTGCAGTGCGCGCATCGCGGTGATCGCCGGCGGCGCGGCATTGTTCGCGGGCTGGCAGTACGGCGCGGCGATTTTGGTGTGCGCGTTCGCGCTGATCATCGCGGTCGGCATCGGACTGAATCGCCTGCTGCCGGGCAACTCGGACGATTTAGTCATGGAGATGTTTCCGTTCCGTGTGCCGACTTTGCGCGTGATCGTACGTAAAACCTGGGGGCGTTTCAAAGAGTTTCTGTTCGAAGCGTTGCCGATCGTGCTACTAGGCAGTTTCGCGATGGGCGCGTTGTACGAAACGGATACGCTGTGGGCGTTCAGCGCGCCGCTCGCGCCGGTCGTCGAAGGCTGGCTAGGGTTGCCGACTATTGCGGGATTGGCATTGCTTTTCGCCGTGCTGAGAAAGGAACTTGCGCTGCAATTCCTAGTCACGCTCGCGCTGGTCCAGTACGGCGCGGGCGCGGACAACTTTTTATCGTTTATGACGCCGTCGCAGTTGTTCGTCTATTCGCTCGTCAACACGATCTACATTCCTTGCATCGCGACGGTCGGGGTGCTGAACAAGGAGCTAGGTGCGCGCGCGGCAATCGGCATATCAACATTTACCATTGTCCTCGCGATTCTCGTGGGAGGGATCGCGCGCTATGTTCTCGCGTTGGTTTAA
- a CDS encoding 3-isopropylmalate dehydratase translates to MQLRGRVWKYGDDVNTDVIFPGKYTYTITDPKEQAKHALEDLDPTFVANVQPGDIIVGGKNWGNGSSREQAATCLKYAGVTAIIAKSFARIHFRNLVNNGVVPIVCAPAADAIANGETIAIDLDAHTIHCAAGAFDFPALSPSLFTIIETGGLIQMLRKKLGTEHLPMPEIKSGGD, encoded by the coding sequence ATGCAACTACGCGGTCGAGTTTGGAAGTACGGCGATGATGTGAACACGGACGTGATTTTTCCGGGCAAGTACACGTACACCATCACCGATCCCAAAGAGCAAGCGAAACACGCGCTCGAAGATTTGGATCCCACCTTTGTAGCGAATGTCCAGCCCGGCGACATTATCGTCGGCGGAAAAAACTGGGGCAACGGTTCGTCGCGCGAGCAAGCCGCGACGTGTTTGAAATACGCGGGCGTCACCGCGATCATCGCGAAATCGTTTGCGCGCATTCACTTTCGCAACTTGGTGAACAACGGCGTCGTGCCGATTGTGTGCGCGCCGGCGGCGGACGCGATTGCGAACGGCGAAACCATCGCGATTGATCTCGACGCGCACACGATTCACTGCGCGGCGGGCGCGTTCGACTTTCCCGCGCTCTCGCCCTCGCTGTTTACGATCATCGAGACGGGTGGATTGATTCAGATGTTACGCAAGAAACTGGGCACGGAACATTTGCCGATGCCGGAAATAAAATCGGGAGGAGACTGA
- a CDS encoding metal-dependent transcriptional regulator: protein MPNAPSHEIPEMILLTLARAEENAQMLTLADLARTVNLSAASLDAHLHPLFAQALVTHTTSAVTLTVIGQARARILLRRHRLVERHFTDVLGLDWARAHDEADRLEHFVSPETEAQLADQLGNPDTCPHGNPIPRASSDAAKSAQKLLADCAPRTRATIARIALETSATLRHLATLGLLPNVQVVVENRAPFGGPVLVRVGHAHYALGRDLANRIWVTPT from the coding sequence ATGCCCAACGCCCCATCACACGAAATACCAGAAATGATTCTCCTCACGCTCGCGCGCGCCGAAGAGAACGCGCAGATGCTCACACTCGCAGACCTCGCGCGCACAGTGAACCTGTCGGCAGCGTCGCTCGACGCGCACCTCCACCCACTTTTCGCCCAAGCTCTCGTCACGCATACAACAAGCGCCGTAACCCTGACCGTGATCGGTCAGGCACGCGCGCGCATTCTCCTACGACGGCATCGTCTCGTCGAGCGACACTTTACCGATGTGCTGGGACTGGACTGGGCACGCGCGCACGACGAAGCGGATCGCTTGGAGCATTTCGTCTCGCCGGAAACCGAAGCGCAACTCGCCGATCAACTCGGCAATCCCGATACCTGCCCGCACGGCAATCCCATCCCACGCGCGTCGAGTGACGCCGCCAAGTCCGCGCAAAAGTTGCTCGCCGATTGCGCGCCCCGCACGCGCGCCACGATTGCGCGCATCGCATTGGAAACATCAGCCACACTGCGACACCTCGCGACGCTCGGCTTACTACCGAATGTTCAAGTCGTAGTTGAAAATCGCGCGCCCTTTGGCGGTCCCGTGCTTGTGCGCGTCGGTCACGCGCACTACGCGCTCGGACGCGACCTGGCAAATCGAATTTGGGTCACACCAACATAG
- a CDS encoding GNAT family N-acetyltransferase produces MPHNYPTMIYGDNVILRPFEDSITDEDAARVWRWSRDENLLRWAGGTPTDLTLSEFREHLRGERFHAPTNRRAFFVLTNDGALIGRIGVFAIDWLNRDGEMGIVIGEPVNWGKHYGRDAIKTLVRHVFATTSLDRLYLFTFNDNVRAQRCFAACGFRTLGSARRFSPDVGEYDGVEMELTRQDFRERRFPENTNLTLRIQNERT; encoded by the coding sequence ATGCCACACAACTACCCAACTATGATTTACGGCGACAACGTGATCCTTCGTCCCTTTGAGGACTCGATTACTGACGAGGACGCGGCGCGCGTGTGGCGTTGGAGCCGCGACGAAAATTTGTTGCGTTGGGCAGGCGGCACACCGACCGACCTTACGCTCTCCGAATTTCGCGAGCATCTGCGCGGCGAACGCTTTCACGCGCCGACGAATCGCCGCGCGTTTTTTGTGCTCACGAACGACGGCGCATTGATCGGGCGCATCGGCGTTTTCGCGATTGATTGGCTGAATCGCGACGGCGAAATGGGCATCGTCATCGGCGAGCCGGTGAACTGGGGCAAACACTATGGACGCGACGCGATCAAAACACTCGTGCGGCACGTTTTCGCGACGACGTCGCTCGACCGCCTGTACCTGTTCACCTTCAACGACAATGTGCGCGCACAACGGTGCTTCGCCGCGTGCGGATTTCGCACCCTGGGTTCCGCGCGACGATTTTCGCCGGACGTGGGTGAGTACGATGGCGTCGAAATGGAATTGACCCGTCAGGATTTTCGGGAACGACGCTTCCCGGAAAATACGAATCTAACCTTGAGGATACAAAATGAGCGAACGTGA
- a CDS encoding isocitrate/isopropylmalate dehydrogenase family protein → MYKIAWMPGDGIGNDVMDAAKVVLDAIKLDAEYIHADIGWEFWCNEGEALPQRTIDILKSSHCLLFGAITSKPKEEAEAELAPNLRGKGLVYRSPIVRLRQMFDLYTNLRPCKAYHGNPLNYRDDIDLVVFRENTEGLYVGVEFYPLPDDVRRALEASPGMRAFKDVASEDIAFSARIITRRGSERIVRAAFEYAQQHGYPNVTLVEKPNVLRETSGLMTRVARQVAKDFPKIELWEANVDAIMMWLVKNPQQYGVIVTSNMFGDIVSDLCAQLVGGLGFAASGNIGNKFAVFEPTHGSAPKYAGQNKVNPIATFLAAMLMLDWLGEKEKATRLEHAIGLVIAEGKVRTYDMGGKSTTMEMAEAVAGKL, encoded by the coding sequence ATGTACAAGATTGCTTGGATGCCTGGCGACGGGATCGGAAATGATGTGATGGACGCGGCGAAGGTTGTGCTCGACGCGATCAAACTGGACGCGGAGTACATTCACGCCGACATTGGCTGGGAATTTTGGTGCAACGAGGGTGAAGCGCTTCCACAACGCACGATTGATATTTTGAAATCGTCGCACTGTTTGCTCTTTGGCGCGATCACCTCGAAACCCAAAGAAGAAGCCGAAGCCGAACTCGCGCCGAATCTACGCGGTAAGGGACTCGTGTACCGCAGTCCCATCGTGCGGCTGCGCCAGATGTTTGATCTCTACACCAATCTGCGCCCGTGCAAAGCGTATCACGGCAACCCACTCAACTATCGCGACGACATTGACCTGGTTGTGTTCCGCGAAAACACCGAAGGGCTGTACGTCGGCGTTGAGTTTTACCCGTTGCCCGACGACGTGCGCCGCGCGCTTGAAGCATCGCCCGGGATGCGCGCGTTCAAGGATGTTGCATCTGAAGACATTGCGTTCTCCGCGCGCATTATCACGCGGCGTGGTTCCGAGCGCATCGTCCGCGCCGCGTTTGAGTACGCGCAACAGCATGGCTATCCAAACGTGACGCTCGTCGAAAAACCGAATGTGTTGCGTGAGACGAGCGGATTGATGACACGCGTCGCGCGCCAGGTTGCGAAGGATTTCCCCAAGATCGAATTGTGGGAAGCGAACGTGGACGCGATTATGATGTGGCTCGTCAAGAATCCGCAACAGTACGGCGTGATCGTGACGAGCAACATGTTCGGCGACATCGTGTCCGATCTGTGCGCGCAACTCGTCGGCGGGCTGGGTTTCGCGGCGAGTGGCAACATCGGCAACAAATTCGCCGTGTTCGAGCCAACGCACGGCTCCGCGCCAAAGTACGCCGGACAGAACAAGGTCAACCCGATCGCGACGTTTCTCGCGGCGATGTTGATGTTGGACTGGCTCGGCGAAAAAGAAAAAGCGACGCGACTCGAACACGCGATTGGCTTAGTCATCGCGGAGGGCAAGGTTCGCACGTACGATATGGGCGGCAAGAGTACGACGATGGAGATGGCGGAAGCAGTAGCCGGGAAATTGTAG
- the add gene encoding adenosine deaminase, whose translation MSLESYIRAMPKVELHVHLEGAIRPATLLKLAKRHRVSLPAQDVAGLHRWYTFVDFPHFVEVYTIIATCLRVSDDIELVACEFLQGQAAQNIRHSEVTYTALTQFRRNGISFRDQLEAINRARRWAERELGVTMSLVLDIPREVSANDGLLVADWAISAMSDGVVAFGLGGLETGNPPAKFRDVFDRARVAGLASVPHAGEISGPESIWGALRDLHAQRIGHGVRCVEDPALVAHLRETQVPLEVCPTSNVCLNVVPSFAEHPFPRLIAQGLYVTLNSDDPPMFNTTLTDEYLKVAQYFHFDADQLERLSLNALRASLLPANQRAAMDASFKQEFARLRAEHLP comes from the coding sequence ATGTCACTTGAATCGTACATCCGCGCAATGCCCAAGGTGGAATTGCACGTTCATCTCGAAGGCGCGATTCGCCCGGCGACACTGCTTAAACTGGCGAAACGCCATCGCGTTTCCTTGCCCGCCCAGGATGTCGCCGGTCTGCATCGCTGGTACACGTTCGTTGACTTTCCGCATTTTGTCGAAGTCTATACCATAATTGCCACTTGCTTGCGGGTGTCAGATGACATCGAACTTGTCGCGTGCGAATTCTTGCAAGGGCAAGCGGCGCAAAACATTCGCCACAGCGAAGTGACATACACCGCGTTGACGCAATTTCGGCGCAATGGTATTTCGTTTCGCGATCAATTGGAGGCGATCAACCGCGCGCGCCGTTGGGCGGAGCGGGAACTTGGCGTAACGATGTCGCTTGTCCTCGACATCCCGCGTGAGGTTTCGGCGAACGATGGGTTGTTGGTCGCCGATTGGGCGATCAGCGCGATGAGCGACGGCGTTGTTGCATTTGGATTAGGCGGGCTGGAAACCGGCAACCCGCCCGCGAAATTTCGCGACGTGTTTGATCGCGCGCGGGTAGCCGGACTTGCGAGCGTTCCGCATGCCGGCGAAATCAGCGGACCTGAGAGTATTTGGGGCGCGCTGCGCGATTTGCACGCGCAACGCATCGGACACGGCGTGCGATGCGTTGAAGATCCAGCACTGGTCGCGCATCTGCGCGAGACCCAGGTTCCGCTCGAAGTGTGTCCGACGAGCAATGTCTGCCTCAACGTCGTGCCGAGTTTTGCCGAGCATCCGTTCCCGCGTTTGATTGCGCAAGGATTGTACGTCACGCTCAACTCGGACGACCCGCCGATGTTCAACACGACGCTCACCGACGAGTACCTCAAGGTTGCCCAGTATTTTCATTTTGACGCCGATCAGTTGGAGCGATTATCGCTGAACGCGTTGCGCGCCTCATTGTTGCCGGCAAACCAACGTGCGGCGATGGACGCGTCATTCAAACAAGAGTTTGCGCGTTTGCGCGCGGAGCATTTGCCTTGA
- a CDS encoding class I SAM-dependent methyltransferase has product MTSLSDSGYVRDQYRASNNLTTRAALHERFGTAPRKWFDWYFDHLDLPARARVLEVGCGTGALWRENDTRIPPSWQITLSDFSPGMIETTRVAVPRARFAVTDAQSVAFEWGVFDAVLANHMLYHVPDVPRALAEFKRVLRPQGKLFAATNGQTHLRELRALIGEIAGIEQPFLEMQFNLENGAAYLAHYFANVQRFDYDDALVVTEVEPLVAYAMSGVLSSQVHQANGEEKLRRIITDRIARDGAFVITKSVGMFVCA; this is encoded by the coding sequence TTGACAAGTTTGAGTGATTCTGGTTATGTACGCGATCAATATCGCGCGAGCAACAATCTGACGACACGCGCCGCGTTACACGAACGTTTTGGCACTGCACCGCGCAAGTGGTTCGATTGGTATTTCGATCATCTCGATTTGCCGGCGCGCGCGCGTGTGCTCGAAGTCGGTTGCGGCACCGGCGCGCTCTGGCGCGAGAATGACACGCGCATTCCACCGTCGTGGCAAATCACGCTGTCCGATTTTTCGCCGGGCATGATTGAGACGACGCGCGTCGCTGTGCCGCGCGCGCGATTCGCGGTGACTGACGCGCAATCGGTTGCGTTCGAATGGGGCGTGTTCGATGCGGTGCTCGCGAATCACATGCTGTACCATGTGCCTGACGTGCCGCGCGCGCTCGCCGAATTCAAACGCGTGTTGCGACCACAGGGCAAACTGTTCGCGGCGACGAATGGTCAAACACATTTGCGCGAATTGCGCGCGTTGATTGGCGAGATCGCTGGCATTGAACAACCATTCCTTGAAATGCAATTCAACTTGGAAAATGGCGCGGCGTATCTCGCACACTATTTTGCGAACGTGCAACGTTTCGATTATGACGACGCGCTCGTCGTGACCGAGGTTGAGCCGCTGGTCGCGTATGCGATGTCGGGTGTGTTGAGTTCCCAGGTCCATCAAGCAAATGGCGAAGAAAAATTGCGCCGGATTATAACTGACCGCATCGCGCGTGACGGCGCGTTCGTGATTACCAAGTCGGTGGGGATGTTCGTCTGCGCGTGA
- a CDS encoding NUDIX hydrolase, producing the protein MAVVLSGDCKQVLLLRREIFFLWDLPGGGIEKNEDPAEAAVRETSEEVGYDIVAEKFVGCYLHQSVYGRGDQLTYAFRGRVVGGNAKHFGLEVTGLKWCDVTRLPRTLEPLHRQIIADTLADGVPVERRIDFALWKLYPARVVFFILRFVNEAIRLVMKTNHRQKHTRG; encoded by the coding sequence ATGGCAGTCGTGCTTTCGGGCGATTGCAAACAGGTGTTGCTGTTGCGCCGCGAGATTTTTTTCTTGTGGGATTTGCCCGGCGGCGGCATCGAGAAAAACGAAGACCCGGCAGAGGCAGCGGTGCGCGAGACTTCCGAGGAAGTCGGGTACGACATCGTGGCGGAGAAATTCGTCGGGTGTTATTTGCATCAATCCGTCTATGGGCGCGGCGACCAACTGACGTATGCTTTTCGCGGACGCGTCGTTGGCGGCAATGCCAAGCATTTTGGTCTAGAAGTCACCGGCTTGAAATGGTGCGATGTGACGCGCTTGCCGCGCACGCTCGAACCGCTGCATCGTCAGATCATCGCGGACACGTTGGCGGATGGCGTTCCCGTCGAGCGGCGGATTGATTTCGCGTTGTGGAAACTTTATCCGGCGCGCGTCGTGTTTTTTATTTTGCGATTTGTGAACGAAGCGATCAGGTTGGTGATGAAAACCAACCACCGCCAGAAACATACCAGAGGTTAG
- a CDS encoding NUDIX hydrolase, giving the protein MAEEILRSEYLYRGRVVKLRLDQVRLANRSVVAREIVEHRGAVAMVPLDAQNRVVMVRQYRSAAAREMLEIPAGTLEDGEDPALCATRELKEETGYTALEWHDLGFFYSSPGFSTEKMTLYLARQLTAGNASPEDDELIHTEHIPFAEAIAKIERGEILDGKTIIGLLRVKSLLVL; this is encoded by the coding sequence ATGGCTGAAGAAATCCTTCGCAGTGAGTACCTCTATCGTGGACGCGTCGTCAAACTTCGACTCGATCAAGTCCGCTTGGCAAATCGGAGCGTCGTCGCACGCGAGATCGTCGAGCATCGCGGCGCCGTCGCAATGGTGCCGCTCGACGCGCAGAATCGCGTCGTGATGGTGCGGCAATATCGTTCCGCCGCCGCGCGCGAGATGCTCGAAATTCCGGCGGGCACGCTCGAAGACGGCGAAGACCCCGCGTTGTGTGCGACGCGCGAGTTGAAAGAAGAAACCGGCTATACTGCGCTCGAATGGCACGACCTGGGTTTTTTCTACTCCAGTCCTGGTTTCTCCACCGAGAAAATGACGCTGTATCTCGCGCGCCAATTGACCGCCGGGAATGCCTCGCCCGAAGACGACGAACTCATTCACACCGAACACATCCCGTTCGCCGAAGCCATCGCCAAAATCGAACGCGGCGAGATCCTGGATGGGAAAACGATTATCGGACTGTTGCGCGTGAAAAGTTTGCTAGTGCTCTAG
- a CDS encoding alanine--glyoxylate aminotransferase family protein, with protein MIPGPINFDPGVLRAMSAPTAGHTAPEFLARFGETLEMMKQVFGAPSGMPFVIAGSGTLAMDLAVCNLVEPGDRVLVLSTGYFGERMAAIAERYGAEVTIARAEVGEVIALNRVEQELGRVKPKIITLTHVDTSTGVAMDVRGIAKLGRKHGARVIVDGVCSVAGMELEQDAWGVDVTLTASQKAVGVPPGLALLVASPRALETFKARKQPVASYYADWTSWLPIMEAYLARKPAYFGTPPVNLVYALHESLKQILAEGMDKRIARHKKLSDAFKAGVTAMGLKQVPVRADIAATTMTAPYFPAGADAKLIGKIRERGIVVAGGLHPAIRDKYFRVGHMGVVNAADISATLSAIEGALLAAGVEFDEGAGLVAAEKAMV; from the coding sequence ATGATCCCCGGACCGATCAACTTTGATCCCGGTGTTTTGCGCGCGATGAGCGCGCCGACCGCCGGACACACCGCGCCGGAATTTCTCGCGCGCTTTGGCGAAACGCTGGAGATGATGAAGCAAGTATTTGGCGCGCCGAGCGGAATGCCCTTTGTAATCGCCGGTTCCGGCACACTCGCAATGGACCTCGCAGTGTGCAATCTCGTCGAGCCAGGCGACCGCGTGCTCGTGCTTTCGACCGGTTATTTCGGCGAACGCATGGCGGCAATTGCCGAACGCTACGGCGCAGAAGTGACGATTGCGCGCGCAGAGGTGGGTGAGGTCATCGCGTTAAATCGCGTCGAGCAAGAACTTGGGCGCGTCAAACCAAAGATCATCACGCTGACGCACGTAGATACTTCGACCGGCGTCGCGATGGATGTGCGCGGCATCGCGAAACTGGGTCGTAAGCACGGCGCGCGCGTGATCGTGGATGGCGTTTGCTCGGTCGCCGGCATGGAATTGGAACAGGACGCCTGGGGCGTAGACGTTACGTTGACCGCGTCGCAAAAAGCGGTCGGCGTTCCGCCGGGACTCGCGCTCCTCGTCGCGTCGCCGCGCGCGCTTGAAACGTTCAAGGCGCGCAAGCAACCGGTCGCGAGCTACTATGCCGATTGGACGAGTTGGCTTCCGATCATGGAGGCGTACCTTGCGCGCAAGCCAGCGTACTTTGGCACGCCGCCGGTGAATTTGGTGTACGCGTTGCACGAAAGTCTGAAACAAATTCTCGCCGAGGGCATGGACAAGCGCATCGCGCGTCACAAAAAATTGAGCGACGCGTTCAAAGCCGGCGTCACCGCGATGGGCTTGAAGCAAGTACCCGTACGCGCGGACATCGCGGCGACGACGATGACCGCGCCGTACTTTCCCGCCGGCGCGGACGCGAAATTGATCGGCAAGATTCGCGAGCGCGGAATTGTCGTTGCGGGTGGCTTGCATCCCGCGATTCGCGATAAATATTTCCGCGTCGGGCACATGGGCGTCGTCAACGCGGCGGATATTTCCGCAACGCTCTCCGCGATTGAAGGCGCACTCCTCGCCGCTGGCGTCGAGTTCGACGAAGGCGCGGGACTCGTAGCAGCAGAAAAAGCGATGGTGTAG